The Eremothecium gossypii ATCC 10895 chromosome VII, complete sequence nucleotide sequence CGCGCTGGGGTAGTGTTTGTAAACCTTCCGGAGTTTGCGGTTTCTGATGGTCTGCAACGGGTTGTACACGCCCTCGACCCCGGCAGATGATCCTGCGTCTCCGCGAGTGACTGACTTGTTCAGCAGCAAGTAGTATATTTCCAAATATACTTTCACACGCTCAGCCCTTTCTTTCGTACGTCGACTGCAATTAAATTCAGAGTAGCCTTCGCTTGTTATACCGTGGCCATAACGCTTCAACGCCCCGGGTGAACTTCCCTGCTTTAGATTCATTTCCTTCATAAATTCATTCTTCAATTCGAGCAAAAGTTGAGTTGCTTGCCTCAGATCGTTATGCTTCGGCATACCCCCCTCTGGTAACCCATAATCATATTGGCATGCCATCATTTTAGAGGTCTCCGTGTGGTGTTGGTTCTCATGTGCTGGGCACTATCTGTAGCAATCGCATTATATGTACCTGCAAAAATCGCATACCTTTGTTAATTATGGCACAACTGTCTACAAAGAGCGCTTATCCGGCTTAAGGTAAGCATGCCGTTCTACTTCGCCATAATAGGTCATAAAGACAACCCTATCTATGAGGTTGAGTTCATTTCACTGCAGCAGTCCTTTCCACCAGACTTAAAGGAGCTGAACCCATTTATCCTACATGCTTCGCTAGACATAATAGAAGACTTACAGTGGCAGTCTACGCACTCAGCGTCCCTAGCAAGCAGTGTTGGCAACTCTGGAAGCAGCGGAGGCGGATCCTTCTTGCGCTCCAGGCATACCCATGGTGGGGCTGGTGCGCCCGGTAGCTGTTACTTGTCCAAGGTGGACAACTTCTACGGCCTATCGATTACGGGATACATAACATACGGAAACATGAAGTTTGTCATGATCCATGGGACCCAGAATGGAGCGCCTGTATCTGTCGATGATGGGATGCTAAAAAGTTTTTATCAGGAAGTGCACGAGCTCTACATCAAAACGCTCATGAATCCCTTTTATAAGGTTGACGAACCTATAACAAGCCCCACCTTTGACTGGAAAGTGAAGCAGCTTGCCAAGAAGTACCTGGTGAAATAGAGCCAATGCTTGCATTAATTACTGAATTGAAAGTATTTCTGAAATAGAAAGTTACTGTTACATAGGTGTCATGAATCGGCTGGTGCCATAGTGCTGGAAAGGCCAACTAGTAAGTTTTTGATTGCAGCCTTCGAGGCATGTGACTTGCCAATGCGCTTTCTATTGGAAATGCGCTTGGCAATCTTGCCTGACTTTAAGGCAAGTGTTTTCGAGAGGAGCTGGGCATGCGCAGCAAGCAGGTGGGAGGACCCAAGGAGCCTGTCCATGGATTGGCAAAACTGCATTTTGAAGTTCGGAACAATCGGCACAGCAGGCAGCGCGTCTATCTCGACGTCCCGTGATTGTGGGACGGTTTCAAGCACTGTCGCTGCTGTTTGGTGTTCCTCTTTGTCCAACTCCACGGACCACTGGGAGATCTCATCGCGCAGCTCCGCAATTTTCTCTTCCAATACCTTGATGTTTTCCATGTTCTGGATATTCTTTTCATTTGGTATGAGCATAGCCTTGCGTTTCCTGCGCGTTGGACTGCTGCGGGCCCCATGGTGCTCATCTTCATCGAAAAGCTCACGCAAAACAGTATCTTCGGTCACATCGCCCTGCTCGTCGCCCTCTGGGATGCTCTTCCCGTCCCAGTCCATTTCTAGTTTCCCCTTGCGCAAGTCTTGAACGAACTCTTTAAGAATCATCATGCTTATTCGTTTGGGACTGGTATAGTCAGCGGCGTCATTACCGGCAGACATTGTTCCAATGTTCTCCTCGTACTTCCGTAGACATCTAATAAAGCACCAGTTAAACAGTTGCCGAGTCTGCAACCCCCGCCCGAAGGATGTATTCGCTATGTGGCGGTAGAAGTCGGTCTCGGGAACGTCCTTATGCGGAGATACAATTTCGGAACGCATTGCGTCCACCGCGCGCTCGTCGCCCTGCAAAGAAAGCATGGACAGCCGACGGCCCCGCTGAGACATGATGGTTTTGCGGCGGTCTCTGCTCTGCTGGGGATCACGAGCCCGAGACATATCGCGCGCCTCCTGCGAGTAGTAGCCAGGATACATGCCCTGCTGCGGGACAACCTGCCCGCCGCCCATCATCGGCCCCAGATGCGGAAAAAACGGCTGTGTGGAAGTGTTCGGATATCCCTGCATCGAAGAAGGCATCTCCCCAGGCCGCTGCGGCGACGTGGGGATCGGCACCATGGGCGCAGGCATCGGGTAGTAGTACATGTAGGGCATGTACTGCGGCGGAGCCATCATGTtcggcggcgccagctgACCGTACTGCGACGGCACCACGGGCGGCGCCTGCTGCATCGAGCTGTTGAAGTTCTCCACCCACCGCGCCTGCTGCATCTCCTGCAGCGACTCCAGGCGCTCCCCCAGCGCCTCGTCTTTCCTTCTCCGCCGCTTGAACTTAAAGTCCTCGTCCATCTCAAAGCTTGATTGCGGCTTGGCCTTGGCATATTCATCGTCTATCTGTGCATCTTCATATCCCTGGCTCTGGCTAGTTCGAACTGCACTTCCACTCTGTTTCGCGTCATCGGGATCCGTCGGAAGAGTGTGTACTTTCAAGCCCTGCACACCCGACCTTCGTCTATGTGGCGTCTGGAGGCCCGATACATCTGTGCTCATAATGCGAACCTACACCTAATGCGATCCGTTCTTACACAAAACTAGAATGCAACAGACGGGTCCATGCTGCCGCCAACGTTCGTCGCGATTCGTCTAATAATGAGGTTTTTGTTTACAAGATGCTGGTTGATTTCCGTGGTAAATGATTTGTAACAAGCTTCGCTGCCGACCCTCGACAGGTGCTGCTATTGGCCAGATTGGTGGCGCTGGAGCACCGGGAGGAGCCTTATGGCACGTGTATCACAGTCTTAGATCGCAGATCCGGGGTGTAGCGGGACTTTTCGGCCGCTGTTGCCCTACCCGCAGGGTAGCTACGGCGCCCAGGCGACTGGCGTGCGCTGGGGCACGGCTGGGTGGGTTTAAAGCGCAACTGGGCCGAAAAAGTCGTCCATGGCCTTCTCTAGAAGGCGCTCGCACTTCTCGTAGTCGATGGCATCCTCATCGCCGTTTTTCTTCGGTATCTGGCCCAGAACCCAGGTTTCGCGGATGGCGCGCGTGATCACGAGCAGGTCTTGTACGCCTCTGATCAGCTGCGTGGTGTGGGCGTGGACCATCATGACGCCGTTCGTGGCGACGGAGGTTATGGAGTCGGTGGTGCCGTCGTTGTCGCCGTCGCTGTCGGCGGACGCGCGGTCGATGGAGGAAAGCTTGACTAGTTGCGCCAAGGCCTGTGAGAGCGACTCGGTGGTGCGGTCCAGCTTGTCGAGGAGGACTTGGTTGCTCATGGTGCCGGAAGTGCTGTGCGTTTCAGGCAGCTGAGACGATTTCCAGACGGCGCGCAAGCAATATACAACGGCCAGTctgtgtcacgtgatcagATAGAAGTTACGAGAGCGCTATATAGTAGGTTATACACGGCTGGGGCGGAAGGGTGGCTCCTAGTTGCCGGTCGAGCCAAAGCCACCTTCGCCGCGCGAGCTCTCATCGAGGGACTCCACTACGACTACCTCTGCGTCGTCGACAATCCGCTCCAGCACGAGCTGGGCAACCCGGTCACCCCGCTTCACAGCATAGTCCCTGTCCGAGTGGTTGAAAAGAACGATTTTCACCTCTCCTGTGTAGTCCCGGTCCACCACACCTGCGCCGGTTTGTATGCCGTGTTTAACAGCCAGGCCCGAACGAGGGGCAATCCTGCCGTAGGTGCCCACAGGGACAGTGAAGGAGACATCCGTGGCCACAAGGCCCTGACCGCGACCGGGAATTACACAGTCCTGCGACGCGTAGATGTCGTAgccggcagcagcagcggaaCCCTTGGTAGGGGCAATGGCGTTCTCTGACCGCAGCTGGACCTTTAGCGTTGGTGCGGAATGTACTTTCTTAGCAGGCTGGTCAGTCATCGCAGTGTTTGCTAGCTTACTTGCCAGATCTACGGCAAAGTGTTTGTATGATGCAGTTCACGCGCCTCATTTATAGCTCCAAGCTTTCGCGTTCCATGCTCGCCGTACACTCGAACACCACATTACTGATATGAGTCACGTGACTATGTTGTGCAGGCCGAAAGACGGTGCTGCAGTGGCAGCTAAAACCAGCTGAACTTTGTGTTATTGGCCCATATGACCTTAGCAGGGTCAACACCCTGTGGCAATCTCATAGCACTTAATGAGCCATTTTCAACGTGCATGTTCTTGGGCTCGTGTACTTTCAGCCACGCATATAGTTCTGGGCAGCAGTCTGGGTCGATCTCCTGATCCCAAAACTCAACCTTGGCCAGGTTCGCTGCTTCGGCCTCTAGGACCGCCTCACGAAGTAGCTGCTTTAAGTCGTCTTCTGCTCGGCTGTCGCCCGCTAGATGCGCCTTGAGGATCAGCAAGGTGCTGTCTGCCCAGTTGTGATGCCAGATCACGTGAGAGCCGTTGGAGAGCGCCGCACCGAAACGGCTAGGCTCTGGGCGGCTTGTGGCGGTAGCCATGAATTGGTCCCGCAATTGAAACCATTGGTACATGGC carries:
- the TRS20 gene encoding TRAPP subunit TRS20 (Syntenic homolog of Saccharomyces cerevisiae YBR254C (TRS20)); its protein translation is MPFYFAIIGHKDNPIYEVEFISLQQSFPPDLKELNPFILHASLDIIEDLQWQSTHSASLASSVGNSGSSGGGSFLRSRHTHGGAGAPGSCYLSKVDNFYGLSITGYITYGNMKFVMIHGTQNGAPVSVDDGMLKSFYQEVHELYIKTLMNPFYKVDEPITSPTFDWKVKQLAKKYLVK
- the DSN1 gene encoding MIND complex subunit DSN1 (Syntenic homolog of Saccharomyces cerevisiae YIR010W (DSN1)), with amino-acid sequence MSTDVSGLQTPHRRRSGVQGLKVHTLPTDPDDAKQSGSAVRTSQSQGYEDAQIDDEYAKAKPQSSFEMDEDFKFKRRRRKDEALGERLESLQEMQQARWVENFNSSMQQAPPVVPSQYGQLAPPNMMAPPQYMPYMYYYPMPAPMVPIPTSPQRPGEMPSSMQGYPNTSTQPFFPHLGPMMGGGQVVPQQGMYPGYYSQEARDMSRARDPQQSRDRRKTIMSQRGRRLSMLSLQGDERAVDAMRSEIVSPHKDVPETDFYRHIANTSFGRGLQTRQLFNWCFIRCLRKYEENIGTMSAGNDAADYTSPKRISMMILKEFVQDLRKGKLEMDWDGKSIPEGDEQGDVTEDTVLRELFDEDEHHGARSSPTRRKRKAMLIPNEKNIQNMENIKVLEEKIAELRDEISQWSVELDKEEHQTAATVLETVPQSRDVEIDALPAVPIVPNFKMQFCQSMDRLLGSSHLLAAHAQLLSKTLALKSGKIAKRISNRKRIGKSHASKAAIKNLLVGLSSTMAPADS
- the SRB6 gene encoding Srb6p (Syntenic homolog of Saccharomyces cerevisiae YBR253W (SRB6)), whose protein sequence is MSNQVLLDKLDRTTESLSQALAQLVKLSSIDRASADSDGDNDGTTDSITSVATNGVMMVHAHTTQLIRGVQDLLVITRAIRETWVLGQIPKKNGDEDAIDYEKCERLLEKAMDDFFGPVAL
- the DUT1 gene encoding bifunctional dITP/dUTP diphosphatase (Syntenic homolog of Saccharomyces cerevisiae YBR252W (DUT1)); the protein is MTDQPAKKVHSAPTLKVQLRSENAIAPTKGSAAAAGYDIYASQDCVIPGRGQGLVATDVSFTVPVGTYGRIAPRSGLAVKHGIQTGAGVVDRDYTGEVKIVLFNHSDRDYAVKRGDRVAQLVLERIVDDAEVVVVESLDESSRGEGGFGSTGN